One genomic window of Cyprinus carpio isolate SPL01 chromosome A23, ASM1834038v1, whole genome shotgun sequence includes the following:
- the zfp64 gene encoding LOW QUALITY PROTEIN: zinc finger protein 64 (The sequence of the model RefSeq protein was modified relative to this genomic sequence to represent the inferred CDS: inserted 1 base in 1 codon; deleted 2 bases in 1 codon) produces the protein MAAFSGEGINHLLVEVSPDIHICGFCKQQYNNFEHFFAHKQNCCQISTTHISARNAGPSESFQTCVPKVKKTLTKAPSKKLKPALSQKRHTCTFSGCTFKTQYGQKDMERHILTHTGERPFECELCHKRFSRRDKLNLHSRLHTGEKPHKCKYCPYAAADSSSLKKHLRIHYDERPFKCQICPYASRNSSQLTVHLRSHTGDAPFQCNQCDAKFKINSDLKRHSRVHSGEKPYKCELCEYRCAMKANLKSHVQLKHSASDSFRCSKCEFQCSAKAALRHHSRQHQPAQPLQCSECSYSXSSKGALKIHERVHSDERPFKCEHCSFASKQRSNLLIHRRKCHADKPDKQSKSGRESRTGEEPPKPLSSRYRAKLEAARAFRCDLCEASFVREDSLRSHKRQHNSNVTQQSQTVTKQPVQTAGQTSVTTDTPSSFSTTHLKIIMAPSIGPEAAFVQAAAGKAGAVLLGPEDHNVLLNAVIQHVNMLGPESGLEHQTVLVSFDRKLNPSETTSQTGTQNFIASCSESTSDGTHTSITSCSDLESLHKLIQEGGTEVTVVTETNPTITTTKEPLNIDGSSSQDVSKHAEDSLDMGPPETILVQSLPLSISAQDHLSPHHLFSDSNTVDIRDS, from the exons ATGGCAGCGTTCAGCGGAGAAG GAATAAACCACCTGTTAGTAGAAGTGAGTCCTGACATCCACATCTGCGGCTTCTGCAAACAGCAGTACAACAACTTTGAACACTTTTTTGCACACAAGCAAAACTGCTGCCAGATCTCGACGACTCATATATCAGCCAGAAACGCTGGACCCAGTG agTCGTTTCAGACATGTGTACCAAAAGTCAAGAAGACCCTCACCAAAGCCCCCTCCAAAAAGCTGAAACCTGCACTAAGTCAAAaaagacacacatgcacattctCAG GTTGTACATTCAAAACTCAGTATGGCCAAAAAGACATGGAGAGACATATTTTAACACATACTG GTGAGAGGCCTTTCGAGTGTGAACTCTGCCATAAGCGCTTCAGCCGGCGCGATAAGCTGAATCTCCACAGCCGTTTGCACACGGGAGAGAAACCGCACAAGTGTAAGTACTGTCCGTATGCAGCGGCCGACAGCAGTAGCCTGAAGAAGCATCTTCGCATCCACTATGACGAGAGACCCTTCAAGTGTCAGATATGCCCCTATGCCAGCCGCAACTCCAGCCAGCTGACCGTTCACCTCCGATCTCACACAG GTGACGCCCCGTTCCAGTGCAATCAGTGCGATGCCAAATTCAAGATCAACTCCGACCTGAAGCGCCACAGTCGGGTTCACTCCGGCGAGAAGCCTTATAAGTGTGAACTCTGCGAATATCGCTGTGCGatgaaagctaatttaaaatcCCACGTGCAGCTGAAACACAGCGCCTCCGACTCCTTCCGCTGCTCCAAATGCGAATTCCAGTGCTCCGCCAAAGCTGCTCTGAGACACCATTCCCGCCAGCACCAGCCGGCCCAGCCTTTGCAGTGCAGCGAGTGCAGTTACT GCTCGAGCAAGGGGGCGCTCAAGATCCACGAGCGCGTGCACTCAGACGAACGACCGTTTAAATGCGAGCACTGTTCATTTGCTAGTAAGCAGCGCAGTAATTTGTTAATTCACCGGAGGAAGTGTCACGCAGATAAACCGGACAAGCAGAGTAAGTCTGGAAGAGAAAGCAGGACGGGGGAGGAGCCGCCCAAACCTCTCAGCTCGCGTTACCGTGCAAAACTGGAAGCAGCGCGGGCGTTTCGTTGTGACTTGTGCGAAGCTTCGTTCGTCAGGGAAGACTCTCTTCGCAGCCACAAGAGGCAGCATAACAGTAACGTAACACAACAAAGTCAAACTGTTACCAAACAACCCGTACAAACAGCGGGACAAACCTCCGTCACGACCGACACGCCCTCTTCCTTCAGCACGACACATCTTAAGATCATCAtggcgccctctataggaccggAGGCTGCTTTTGTCCAAGCTGCTGCTGGAAAGGCTGGAGCTGTTCTGCTTGGTCCGGAGGATCACAATGTGCTTTTGAACGCTGTGATACAGCACGTCAACATGCTAGGACCAGAGTCCGGCCTCGAGCACCAGACGGTTTTAGTCAGTTTTGATCGA AAATTGAATCCCAGTGAAACCACCTCTCAAACCGGTACTCAAAACTTTATTGCCTCCTGTTCTGAATCCACTTCTGACGGCACGCACACCTCCATAACATCCTGTTCTGACCTGGAAAGCCTCCACAAGCTCATCCAGGAGGGTGGGACTGAGGTTACGGTGGTAACCGAGACCAATCCGACGATTACCACCACAAAAGAACCCCTGAACATTGATGGTTCCTCGTCTCAGGATGTTTCTAAGCACGCTGAAGATAGTTTAGACATGGGTCCACCTGAAACCATTCTTGTTCAAAGCCTCCCTCTGTCGATTTCAGCACAGGACCATCTGTCTCCTCACCATTTATTTTCAGACTCCAATACGGTGGACATCCGTGATTCGTAG